From a single Vibrio tubiashii genomic region:
- the rplW gene encoding 50S ribosomal protein L23, with protein sequence MITEERILKVLRAPHISEKATMAAEKANTIVFKVAKDATKKEIKAAVEKLFEVEVKSVNTLITKGKTKRQGLRQGRRSDVKKAYVTLKEGQDLDFVGGAE encoded by the coding sequence ATGATCACTGAAGAGCGTATCCTAAAAGTTCTACGTGCACCGCACATCTCTGAAAAAGCAACTATGGCAGCTGAGAAAGCGAACACTATCGTTTTCAAAGTAGCTAAAGATGCAACTAAAAAAGAGATCAAAGCAGCTGTAGAAAAGCTATTTGAAGTTGAAGTTAAGTCTGTAAATACTCTTATCACTAAGGGTAAGACCAAACGTCAAGGTCTACGCCAAGGTCGCCGCAGCGACGTTAAGAAAGCGTACGTTACTTTGAAAGAAGGTCAAGATCTTGACTTCGTTGGCGGCGCGGAATAA
- the rplD gene encoding 50S ribosomal protein L4 — MELMVKGADALTVSETTFGREFNEALVHQVVVAYAAGARQGTRAQKTRSEVSGGGAKPWRQKGTGRARAGTIRSPIWRTGGVTFAAKPQDHSQKVNKKMYRGAMKSILSELVRQERLIVVDNFSVEAPKTKELVAKLKELELTDALIVTSEVDENLFLAARNLYKVDARDVAGIDPVSLIAFDKVVITADAVKQVEEMLA, encoded by the coding sequence ATGGAACTAATGGTTAAAGGTGCTGATGCACTAACTGTTTCCGAAACTACTTTCGGACGTGAGTTTAACGAAGCTCTTGTACACCAAGTAGTTGTTGCGTACGCAGCAGGTGCTCGTCAAGGTACTCGTGCTCAGAAAACACGTTCAGAAGTTTCTGGCGGTGGCGCTAAGCCATGGCGTCAAAAAGGTACTGGCCGTGCACGTGCTGGTACAATCCGTAGCCCAATCTGGCGTACAGGTGGTGTTACTTTTGCTGCGAAACCACAAGATCACAGCCAAAAAGTAAACAAGAAAATGTACCGTGGTGCTATGAAGAGCATTCTTTCTGAGCTTGTTCGTCAAGAGCGTCTAATCGTTGTTGATAACTTCTCAGTAGAAGCACCAAAGACTAAAGAACTAGTTGCTAAGCTTAAAGAGCTTGAGCTAACTGACGCTTTAATCGTGACTAGCGAAGTAGATGAGAACCTATTCTTAGCTGCTCGTAACCTATACAAAGTTGACGCTCGTGACGTTGCTGGTATTGACCCAGTTTCTCTAATCGCGTTCGACAAAGTTGTAATTACTGCTGACGCAGTTAAACAAGTAGAGGAGATGCTAGCATGA
- the rpsS gene encoding 30S ribosomal protein S19, giving the protein MPRSLKKGPFIDLHLLKKVEKAVESGDKKPIKTWSRRSMIIPTMIGLTIAVHNGRQHVPVFVTEEMIGHKLGEFAPTRTYRGHVVDKKAKKR; this is encoded by the coding sequence ATGCCACGTTCTCTCAAGAAAGGTCCATTTATTGACCTACACTTGCTGAAGAAGGTAGAGAAAGCGGTGGAAAGCGGAGACAAAAAGCCTATTAAGACTTGGTCCCGTCGTTCAATGATCATCCCTACGATGATCGGTTTGACCATCGCTGTCCATAATGGTCGTCAGCACGTACCAGTATTCGTAACCGAAGAAATGATCGGTCACAAACTGGGCGAATTCGCACCAACACGTACTTACCGCGGCCATGTCGTGGATAAGAAAGCTAAGAAGCGTTAA
- the rplV gene encoding 50S ribosomal protein L22: protein MEALAKHNFARISPQKARLVADQIRGKSVDQALEILTFSNKKAADLIKKVLESAIANAEHNEGADIDDLNVAKIFVDEGPIMKRIMPRAKGRADRILKRSSHITVVVADR, encoded by the coding sequence ATGGAAGCATTAGCTAAACATAACTTTGCTCGCATTTCGCCTCAGAAAGCTCGCTTAGTTGCGGATCAAATTCGTGGAAAATCTGTAGACCAGGCTCTAGAAATTCTAACGTTCAGCAACAAAAAAGCTGCTGATCTAATCAAGAAAGTTCTTGAGTCAGCTATCGCTAACGCGGAGCACAATGAAGGCGCAGATATTGACGATCTAAATGTCGCAAAAATCTTCGTAGATGAAGGCCCTATCATGAAGCGTATTATGCCTCGTGCTAAAGGTCGTGCGGATCGTATCTTGAAGCGTTCAAGCCACATCACTGTTGTTGTAGCAGATCGCTAA
- the rplB gene encoding 50S ribosomal protein L2, with translation MAIVKCKPTSPGRRHVVKVVNADLHKGKPYAPLLEKNSKNGGRNNNGRITVRHIGGGHKHHYRVIDFKRTKDGIPAKVERLEYDPNRSANIALVLYADGERRYILAPKGVNAGDAIQSGVDAPIKAGNTLPMRNIPVGSTVHNVELKPGKGGQLARSAGAYAQIVARDGAYVTIRLRSGEMRKVLSEGRATIGEVGNSEHMLRELGKAGANRWRGVRPTVRGVVMNPVDHPHGGGEGRTSGGRHPVSPWGQPTKGFKTRKNKRTDKYIVRRRNK, from the coding sequence ATGGCTATTGTTAAATGTAAGCCGACTTCCCCTGGTCGTCGTCACGTTGTTAAAGTTGTTAACGCTGACCTACACAAGGGCAAGCCATACGCACCTCTTCTAGAGAAAAACTCTAAGAACGGTGGTCGTAACAACAACGGTCGTATCACAGTACGTCACATCGGCGGTGGTCACAAGCACCACTACCGTGTAATTGACTTCAAACGTACTAAAGACGGTATCCCAGCGAAAGTTGAGCGTCTTGAATATGATCCAAACCGTAGCGCTAACATCGCTCTAGTTCTGTACGCAGACGGTGAGCGTCGTTACATCCTAGCACCTAAAGGTGTTAACGCAGGTGATGCTATCCAGTCTGGTGTTGATGCACCAATCAAAGCTGGTAACACTCTACCAATGCGTAACATCCCAGTAGGTTCAACTGTACACAACGTTGAACTTAAGCCTGGTAAAGGTGGTCAGCTAGCTCGTTCGGCTGGTGCATATGCTCAAATCGTTGCTCGCGACGGTGCATACGTAACTATCCGTCTACGTTCTGGCGAAATGCGCAAAGTACTTTCTGAAGGCCGTGCAACAATCGGTGAAGTTGGTAACTCTGAGCACATGCTACGTGAACTTGGTAAAGCTGGTGCTAACCGCTGGCGCGGTGTTCGTCCTACCGTTCGCGGTGTGGTAATGAACCCAGTAGACCACCCACACGGTGGTGGTGAAGGTCGTACTTCTGGTGGCCGTCACCCAGTTTCACCATGGGGTCAGCCAACTAAAGGCTTCAAGACTCGTAAGAACAAACGCACTGACAAGTACATCGTACGTCGTCGTAACAAGTAA